The sequence TACCGTTATCGAAACATGCTATCAAGACATTACATGCGATCTGTCCAAGAGATGACAAAGGCGAAATCGCGTTGTCAAACTCTGGACTCGTGCTGGATACCACTGCAAATGCAGTCATTTGTATTTGGAAACGCGCCCTTGCGAAACTTCAAATCAAAGACCTGCGTTGGCACGATCTGCGACACGAAGCTGCATCGCGCCTCTTCGAAAAAGGATTGCACCCGATGGAGGTAGCCAGCATCACTGGACATAAAAGTATGCAAATGCTCAAAAGATACACACACCTTAAACCGGAAAGCCTTTTAGAAAAGCTCGGATAGTGCCCTGCTTCGATTTTTTTGGGTACAGATTCGACTTCAATTTCTCGATAACACCATTTATATAGCAACTCCAATGTAATAATTTATTTAATTCGTCACGGTGAAAGCGCCTCCAAGGCAAGCAACTGATGATCCTGGCCTAAACTCCACTAAGTAAGCACATGAATTGGCATCATGAATAGTGAGTTAGCTGGACTTCCCCTAATTCAGTAGACACTATTAAGTGCCACTAATTTAGGGGAAATCCATTTCTTTGATAATGCTTGATGCAAGTCTGCACTTTCACAACCGCATCGGAAGTTGGGAATCAGCAATTAATCCTCACTGTATGGAGTTTTTTCAAAAAGAAATAGATTGAAGGTATACGTATCTCGATAATGCTTGAAAACATCAATAAACTAGTCCTCTGGTAAGATAAAATGTTGCAAATAGTTAAATAACACTACCTTTGCAAGCAAGCCAACTGCCCGGATACACACGAGGACATCCTTTCCTATCGTTGACAAGAAAAGCCTTTCCGAACGCGACATCTGCTCCAAGTACATCACACCGGCCATAACGGCCGCAGGCTGGGATCTGCATACTCAGATTCGCGAGGAAGTGAGCTTTACCAAGGGGCGCGTGATTGTGCGCGGCAAACTGTGGGTATTCTGGCCGATCGTGACCACCGATTCTGGTCTATCGTGACCGACCATTCTGGCGCATCGTGACCGCTCATTCCGGTCTATCGTGACCGATTTCAAGCCCGACCAGAATCGGCGGTCACGATAGCAGAATCATCGGTCACGATACCGGAATGGTGTCGTACAGCACCGTGATGATGTTACGCATAGAGCAACCGAACGGGTACGCTTCCAGTTTGTCTGGAGACAACGTGCCCGTACAAAGGATCACTATGCGTAAGATAAAAGACGTATTACGTTTAAAACTGGATGCCAAACTATCGCACCAGCAGATTGCCGCAGCACTGGGGATTTCAAAAGGAGTCGTCACCAAGTATGTCGGCCTGGCCGCCGTTGCCGGTTTGGACTGGTCGGCGGTGCAAGATGTAGACGACACCGAGTTGGCGCACCGGCTTTTGGTCACGCCAGAACGGACCCGAGACCATGTCCAGCCAGATTACGCCAGGCTGCATCACGAACTGCGGCGCAAGGGGATGACGCTGATGTTGCTATGGGAAGAGTATCGTGCCGATTATGCCCAGCACCAGACCTATGCCTACTCACAGTTCTGCGTGAATTACCGGCAGTTTGCCAAACAGCTCAAACGCTCTATGCGCCAGATTCACCGGGCTGGCGAGAAACTGTTCATTGATTATGCTGGTCCGACTATCGGTCTCACTGATGGTAGCCGTGCCCACATCTTCGTCGCTGCTCTGGGCGCATCGAGCTACACCTATGCCTGTGCTACGCCGCGTGAGACGATGGCCGACTGGCTCACTTCGACAGCGCGTGCGCTGCGCTTCTTCGGCGGGGTACCGCAGTTGATTGTTCCCGATAATCCGAAGGCTATGATCGCCGACGCCAATCGCTACGAACCACGCAGTAACGACACCGTACGCGATTTTGCGCGCCACTACGGCACCTCCATCTTGCCAGCCCGTCCGCGTCATCCTCAGGATAAAGCGAAGGCCGAATCAGCAGTGCAGATCGTCGAGCGCTGGATCATGGCGCGTCTGCGACATCAGCAATTTAGCAGCGTCCACGAGGTCGATGTCGCCATCGCACCGCTGCTGAGCGTACTTAACGATAAGCCGTTTCAGAAGCTACCCGGTAGTCGCGCCAGTGCGTTTGCCCAACTCGATGTCCCGGCGCTACGGCCTTTGCCATTGCAATGTTATGAGATGGCGCATTTCAAGACTGTCAGGGTGCATAACGATTACCACGTTGAGATCGGCCGCCATCACTACAGTGTGCCGCAAGCCCTGGTCGGTCAGGTGCTGGAAGCCCGGATGACAGCGACGACAGTGGAAATCCTGCATCGCGGTCAACGTGTCGCCAGTCATCCGCGCAACAGTGGCGAAGGCGGGTTCACCACCGACACCCTGCATATGCCGGTGGCGCATCGTGCGCAATTGGAATGGACGCCACAGCGACTGATTCACTGGGGACAGACCATCGGTACGGCGACAGCGGAGGCGGTGACGCGTCTGATGGCCGAGAACAGACATCCCGAGCACGGCTACCGTGCCTGTCTTGGTCTGCTGTCATTGGCCAAGCGCTACGGCAAGCCACGTCTTGAAGCAGGATGCATGCTGGCCTTACAGCTCGGTGCCTGCCAATACCGCCACGTCCGTGACATTCTCAAAAATAACCGTGATCGCACACCGTGTGCCCCAGTTGGCGATTGGGTCAGTCCTGACCATGCCCATGTGCGTGGCCCTGATTACTATCAATGAGGATGTCAACGATGATGATGCATACCACTCTGGCCCAATTGCGGACCTTAAAACTCGATGGCTTAGCGACCGGACTGGAGGAACAATTGACGCAGGCCAGTATGGCGGCGATGAGTTTCGAGGAACGTCTGGCACTCTTGGTTGATCGCGAAGTCCATTGCCGCAATGACCGCAAGCTCCTGCGCCTGCTTAAGAACGCCCACCTGAAATACGCACAAGCGGCGATTGAAGACATTGATGCCCGCTCGGGGCGTGGCATCGACCGCCGTGAAGTGATGAGTCTGGCGCTGGGAGATTGGGTCAGTGCTGGCCACAGCATTCTCATTACCGGACCGACCGGTGCTGGCAAATCGTGGCTGGCCTGCGCACTGGCACAGTACGCCTGTCGGCGCGGATACTCTGCTGTTTATCAACGCGTACCCCGTCTACAGGAAGAACTACGCATCCGGCACGGCAGCGGCAGCTTTGGGAAATGGCTGCTCCAACTCGCCAAGATCGATGTCTTGGTACTTGATGACTGGGGCATGGGCGCGATCGACAGCACGACCCGTTCCGACTTGCTGGAGATGATTGACGACCGGGCGGCAAACAGAGCGACGATTATTACCAGTCAACTTCCTGTTGACCATTGGCATGCCTGGATTGGCGACGCCACTATTGCCGACGCCATCCTGGACCGCATTCTGCAGCGCAATCATCGGCTGACACTGACCGGCGATTCACTGCGTGGCGCAGAACGACCTAAAACCAGCAAAAAGGAGAAAACTATCGACCCATCGTGACCGCAGACATTACAATTTAACCGCGTAACAACATCGCAGGCGCAGCGGTCACGATCGGCCAGAATGAGCGGTCACGTTGACCAGAATACGCAAAACTGCATACCCGTGGTGAACAAAAGCGCGCAGATTACATCTTGTACTACAAGCCAAATATCCCGCTAGCAGTCATCGAAGCCGAGGAAAACGCTCAAAGCGTCGGGGCTGGCATGCAACAGGCTTTGAACTATGCCGAAACCCTCGGCGTACCGTTTGTGTTTAGCTCCAATGGCGATGCCTTCCTGATGCATGACCGTACTGGGCTGGCTAAAAGGACCGAGCAGGAACTGGCATTGGATGCTTTCCCCTCACCCGCAGAACTGTGGCAGCGCTACTTTCAGTGGAAAGGGCTAGAAACACCCGATGCCCTTCACACTGTGGAAATGCCCTATTACGATGACGGCGGAGGACGCGCTCCGCGTTATGAGGTAGTCTGAAAAAAACGGACACACGAATTTGATAAACTGAGTTCAAAGGAGTGTGGATGAAAACGCAAAAGAGATACAGCGACGAGTACAAAGCTGAAGCGGTAAAAATGGTATTAGAACAAGGTCTGTCAGGAAGAGAGGCGGCCATGCGACTAGGGATGTCGCAAAGTAATTTGAACAAATGGGTAGTTCTTGCCATGGGTAATAAGTCTGGCAAAGTGATGACAGTGGCTGGATCTCGAAGTGTGGCGGAGCTGGAAGAAGAGCTAGCTAAAATGCGGCGTGAACTGCATGAAACGCGCCAGGAACGCGATATATTAAAAAAAGCAACGGCGTACTTTGCACGGGAGTCGCTACCCGGTACGCGCACGTGAAAACATTGCAACTCCACTATCCTGTGAAGCTACTGTGTAAAGTATTGGTCGTATCACGCAGTGGTTTTTACGATTGGCTGACACGTGTTCCGAGCGAGCGCAGTTGCGAAGATGAACGGTTAAAAATAGCAATCAAAGTAGCGCATCGACGTACCCGTGAAACGTATAGCGTAAGACGTTTGCAGCCTGAATTGGCAAATGATGGATTTACGGTTGGGCGGGATCGGCTCACGAGATTGCGTCGTCAGTTAGGTATTGTTTGCAAGCAAAAGCGGCAATTTAAAGTGACGACCAATTCCAATCATAGCTTTCCAGTGGCTGACAATTTACTGAATCAAACGTTTAATCCGACTCAACCGAATCAAGTATGGGTCACTAATATCACCTATATTCCGACTCAAGAGGGCTGGTTATATTTGGCTGGTATTAAGGATGTCTTTACCTGTGAAATCGTCGGTTATGCGATGGGTGATCGGATGACGCAAACGCTAACCAGCCGTGCTCTATGGCGTGCAGTAGCACTTCAACGACCATCCGCTGGACTGATCCATCACTCTGATCGTGGCAGCCAATATTGCGCCCATGCTTATCGCCTGTTGTTAGAGCAATTTGACATGCAAGCGTCCATGTCACGCAAAGGAAACTGTTATGACAATGCACCAATGGAAAGTTGTTGGGGCAGCTTAAAAAATGAGCTGGTACATCATCGGCGATATGCCACCCGTGCCGAAGCTGAGGCATCTATTGGTGAGTACATCGAAATCTTTTATAACCGTCAACGAAGGCATTCACGATTGGGGTATTTATCCCCAGCTGCTTTTGCTGATAATTTTAACCGGCAGAAAAAATCTGCTTGAGACGTGTGTCCGGGATTGACAGTTCACCTCACTCTGCGGTTCTTGCACGAACAAGCCAGCGAACTCTCCGCCTGGATTCAAAATGTTCGATTCGATCAGCTCGATGGCAGTTGCCGCCGCCTCCAGCATTTGCAACTGACCTGTCGCCAAACAACTGTTTACCGACGGGCCGCAGACACCGAAATCAGACCGATCAGGCTTGTCCTGTAAAAATCAATAACCTTTTTCAATATGAAAAACTTAAAACAACTCCGCAGCAACTTCGAACGTAGGACGAACCGATCAATGTAGATCCCATCGCTGGTTTGGTGATTTGAGATGGACAAATTCCGCCGGTTTGAGGGCGCTACACATAGTTGCAGAACAGTCAGTGCGCGCAAATGCTGTCTATGTCAGGTCAAAAATTTTGCCCGGATTAATGATGCTGTTCGGATCAAACACCTGCTTGATCGCCTGTAAATACGCAATTTCCTCCTTTGACCGGGTATAGCCCAAATACGGCTTCTTGGTCATGCCGACACCGTGTTCAGCAGAAATTGAACCGTCATATTTTTGCACGGTTTCAAACACCGATCGGTTCACAATCTGACATTTGGCAAAGAACTCGTCCTTGCCCAAGTTAGCAGGCTTGAGAATATTCAGGTGCAAATTACCATCCCCAATATGGCCAAACCAGACGATATCGAAGTCCGGATAGTTGGCCTGCACGATAGCGTCGATGTCGGCAATAAATGCCGGAACATGCGTAATCAACACGGAAATATCGTTTTTGTACGGCGTAAATTTGGCGATCGTCGCCGAAATGTCCTCACGCAGGCGCCATAACTGCCTGGCCTGGGTTTCGCTCTGGCTCATCACGCCATTTTGTACCCAGCCGGCCTCCATGCACGCTTCAAAGACGTGCATCGCCTGCTCTTCAAC is a genomic window of Glaciimonas sp. CA11.2 containing:
- a CDS encoding IS3 family transposase (programmed frameshift), with amino-acid sequence MKTQKRYSDEYKAEAVKMVLEQGLSGREAAMRLGMSQSNLNKWVVLAMGNKSGKVMTVAGSRSVAELEEELAKMRRELHETRQERDILKKGNGVLCTGVATRYAHVKTLQLHYPVKLLCKVLVVSRSGFYDWLTRVPSERSCEDERLKIAIKVAHRRTRETYSVRRLQPELANDGFTVGRDRLTRLRRQLGIVCKQKRQFKVTTNSNHSFPVADNLLNQTFNPTQPNQVWVTNITYIPTQEGWLYLAGIKDVFTCEIVGYAMGDRMTQTLTSRALWRAVALQRPSAGLIHHSDRGSQYCAHAYRLLLEQFDMQASMSRKGNCYDNAPMESCWGSLKNELVHHRRYATRAEAEASIGEYIEIFYNRQRRHSRLGYLSPAAFADNFNRQKKSA
- the istA gene encoding IS21 family transposase encodes the protein MPVQRITMRKIKDVLRLKLDAKLSHQQIAAALGISKGVVTKYVGLAAVAGLDWSAVQDVDDTELAHRLLVTPERTRDHVQPDYARLHHELRRKGMTLMLLWEEYRADYAQHQTYAYSQFCVNYRQFAKQLKRSMRQIHRAGEKLFIDYAGPTIGLTDGSRAHIFVAALGASSYTYACATPRETMADWLTSTARALRFFGGVPQLIVPDNPKAMIADANRYEPRSNDTVRDFARHYGTSILPARPRHPQDKAKAESAVQIVERWIMARLRHQQFSSVHEVDVAIAPLLSVLNDKPFQKLPGSRASAFAQLDVPALRPLPLQCYEMAHFKTVRVHNDYHVEIGRHHYSVPQALVGQVLEARMTATTVEILHRGQRVASHPRNSGEGGFTTDTLHMPVAHRAQLEWTPQRLIHWGQTIGTATAEAVTRLMAENRHPEHGYRACLGLLSLAKRYGKPRLEAGCMLALQLGACQYRHVRDILKNNRDRTPCAPVGDWVSPDHAHVRGPDYYQ
- the istB gene encoding IS21-like element helper ATPase IstB yields the protein MMMHTTLAQLRTLKLDGLATGLEEQLTQASMAAMSFEERLALLVDREVHCRNDRKLLRLLKNAHLKYAQAAIEDIDARSGRGIDRREVMSLALGDWVSAGHSILITGPTGAGKSWLACALAQYACRRGYSAVYQRVPRLQEELRIRHGSGSFGKWLLQLAKIDVLVLDDWGMGAIDSTTRSDLLEMIDDRAANRATIITSQLPVDHWHAWIGDATIADAILDRILQRNHRLTLTGDSLRGAERPKTSKKEKTIDPS